The DNA region AACTTTGAAGATTTCACTCTCGCTTTTGTCTCGCTCTTCCTTGGTAGACTATATATTGGTATTTCTCCATCTTTTTTAagaaattcattttcatttctttctttttatttttttatttatttattttttttttttttggtgttaaTATTGTTTACTCTGCCACTGTGGAAGAGCAGCTCAAAGAGTGGAAGTGGTAGAAATTAtgtcaatatttatttaaatccATTTCTTTCGTCATTTTTGGCAACACGCAGAGGAGGGAGAAAAGAATGTGGTGAAATTTAATCGCTGACCATCAATTGAAAGCAGCGATTTTTcgccttcttttttttctctctctctctctcttgagtttgctttgttttgtttgttgacttttggaatactttatttttttttggttcgatTTCGCTTGGCGTTAATCTTTAATGTTTCGTTTGTTCCAGTTTGAGGTAGAGCaaaggaaaaataaacaacaacaacaacatggacATATCATTACTGATATGATATACTTATAGTTAGTAGGAGCACTTTAGATAATATAGAAGACATATGTTTGCTTGTCTAAAATAGATTGTGTACAATGCTGGCCACAAATCTAAGACGTTTGGAGTAAGCTCGTACTTTAGTTTAAACTTACTTTACTTTCAAGTAAATTTTTGAACATATTTGTTCCTTTATTGGTTTAAGTTAAAAAAACTTGAGCCTTTATAGCTTAGTCTAGAGATTGGACAAGTATTGAAGACATTTTTCTAAAATCTAGactatttattttaaagaaGTTATTGATCTAAGAAAAACCCTTTACCATAAAGGGAAATTTCCTATTCAGCTTCAAAAATCTATTGGAAATTACGAATTTGCTAAAGTATTCTTATGACTTTCGTTTTGAAATCGTTTTAAGAAACTCATTTAAACTAAAGTTCTTGTATTTTTAAACTACAATAGAAAGTAAATCGTATTCCCCATggattaatatatatgtatttaactgaaattgaataaaaataaaagaccTTTAAACGCCCTAAAAAAAAGAGGTatcttctctatctctctcacacacattCGCTTCCTGTataaataagtaaatatttaaatatgttAACTAATTGACTGTTccgcttttgttttttggttcaACTTCTTTAGGTCCTCGTTGAAGGTAGATTCATTCGTGATGAGGAATTTCAAATTTGTGATCCTTCTTGTTTTGGTGGCCTGTGCAAGTTTGACCCAAGTGGGGGCCAAGACAGTTTTCCGACGCACTGATAAGATATcggaaaattttaaacaattggATTTGCCGCCAGAGGAGATTGATCCAAATGTGGCACCACCTGAAGCTCAACCGATCAAAGGAGATGTAGATGAAACGGATGCCGAGTCGACAGACGACACTGTGGCAGGAATTAATGCCATTAATGAGACCCTCAATGAAATACCCAATGAGAATGCCGCATCGGCTGTTACCACTTTGGCACCACCAAAAGCCACACCGGCTGCTACCACTGCCGCTGTGGCCGCCAAGCCAACAGCTAAGCCGGAAGATGACAAAAATCCCATTGGCCGTTACTGCAAATGCTCGGAGTCGCATTGCGATTGTTGTCGCAAATTCGGTCTTCCCCTGCTGCCCAGTGGTCCAGGCTGTGCCAAAATCTCCTATTTGGGCAATGATGAGATGAGCGTGTCCCTGAAGTATGGCGATATCACATTGGCCTCTCGTCGCATTTCAGCGAAAAAGGCCCGTCCCATCTGTGTGGGTCTGCCCGGTGGCTATTCACAGTTCTGTGGCCGTGTCTATGGTCTGTCCCGTGCCAAGGAGAACTTCAAGGCTTGTCTGGCCTTTGAATTGCGTGCCGATGAGGAAGTGGAAGCCTCGTTGAGGGTCTCTTGCTTTAAATTTGGTCCCGAAGGCTTGAAAGTGGCCGAAGCCGAACCATTGCCAGTAAATGTCAAcaaggatgatgatgatgatgacgatgatctATTTGGATTTGCTGGTAAGTTTAGGATTCGACGAATCTTAGTTGGAGCGTAGTTAATAACATGATTCCCTTCAGCTGGCGGCGACGACGATGAGGACGAGGAGGAGGATGATTacgatgatgctgatgatgataacGAAACAGAAGACTATGCTGAAGAATCCGAAGATGATGATGCCGAAGCTCCCGAAGATGCTGACTATGGTGGTTTCAGTCTGGGTGGTTTGCTGGATGAACTGGACGATGATGAGGACGAAAAGCCTCCCAAGAAGAAGGCAACAGCGACCACAGATGCGGCTGTTGCTCCAGCAGATCAGACTCGTGAGCATGTCGAGTCAATGGTCCAGAGCAAAGATGAGGTGGGTTCTGTGCCCGCTGAGGCCACAGAAGCAGCCATTGCCGCCGACAAGGAGAAGGACAAGGAAGAGCTAGAGCAGGTTACCGTTGCACCTGTTGATTCCACCACCGCCAAGGCGAAGAAATCGAAAAAGGctaagaaaaataagaaaaagaagGCGGCCAATGTGTCCAGCAGCGAATCTGGTTTCGCCTACGAATTGTTAAATGGAATTCTTGATTTTTTCAATTAAGCGGCCAGCCCGAATTTGCCAATATGCTGGGCAACAGTGTAAATACTTTATATCGATGAAATTAGAAATGAAGTTGGAATCGGAGTCGGAGTTGGCCAAAATAAACGccagttttcttttgtttttaggtTTCTTACTTTTCTACTTTTTGCTTGGTTTAatcttatttatttctatttatttaatttatatatatttatgtatatttgtgtgtgttttttttattatttgctcAAAATTGAAAagctttttaaatattcttaaatttaaatttataccGAATAAAGCAAAAAGATATTAAgaaagaaagtgaaaataCATTGACAATTTTCACGATTTGCCTTCTCtttaatttacttaaaaaaaagaacattaACCCTTTTAGCACCGATTTGAATGTAGAGactaattaaatatttaattccAGTCGATCTAAGCATCTCCGTGTCTTTGTCCGTCTGTATAAGCAACTCCATTTCGGAGACTTTAAGTAAACTAGTCTAATATCCACGCAGATTAtgtttatttcaatttgttgcCACGCCCCCAATCGGCCTACAAGATTTGCATTTAAAAACTACTCAAGCATCGCATTCAAAATGGTCTTTGGAGGTTTTTAGCcccaaaaaactaaaatttgtaGCAATTTTTGCCCAAAAATCGAATACATCATGATTTTTACTTCAAATTTGAGTcgaaatcaatttttgtttttcattgtttataaaatataCTAACTtgttatttaattgaaatataatttttttattatcggTTGGAAGTTGACAAAAATACTGTctgaaaataattcaaatcaatttttaaaaaaattgctacaaaatttttcaacatttctCGAAAAACCTTAACTTGGAAAATTTATATTGCCGATTCATTGATTTTTTCGCAGATTCTAAAGATTCATGTCTATAGTATCTTATCGGTAAGACGTCTATGTGTTTTAGATTTTTTAATTCCTCCTGCTCCTAAAGATATAAGCTATTCAAAAAGGATATAAACACCGCCagcaattaataaaaaaaatacgatATCTTAGTTAATCAACTAAAACGGATAGGTATTTAAGTCAATATTGAGTACTTGAACAATGTAATTCAGGTAATTCTCTTGCATTTTAATGATTGTCAGTTATGTGCTATactcatatgtacatacatttatgtaaGTATATAATTCACCAATATATTCGGAATCTGCAAGTTTAGTTAACCAAGTCTGGGCAATActttaaaattgatttcttATACCCATgtttgtccgtctgtccgttcgtccgtctggatcaacgcaaactcctccttgACCGTAAAAACTACAGAgcattttgcatgtaggcttatatatactgcacaggttgtatatctcggattcagccggatcagaccactatatcacatagctcccatacaaacggcaaagtcacgaacagtgacttttctcaataatttcgttattttc from Drosophila willistoni isolate 14030-0811.24 chromosome XL unlocalized genomic scaffold, UCI_dwil_1.1 Seg141, whole genome shotgun sequence includes:
- the LOC6648671 gene encoding uncharacterized protein LOC6648671; translated protein: MRNFKFVILLVLVACASLTQVGAKTVFRRTDKISENFKQLDLPPEEIDPNVAPPEAQPIKGDVDETDAESTDDTVAGINAINETLNEIPNENAASAVTTLAPPKATPAATTAAVAAKPTAKPEDDKNPIGRYCKCSESHCDCCRKFGLPLLPSGPGCAKISYLGNDEMSVSLKYGDITLASRRISAKKARPICVGLPGGYSQFCGRVYGLSRAKENFKACLAFELRADEEVEASLRVSCFKFGPEGLKVAEAEPLPVNVNKDDDDDDDDLFGFAAGGDDDEDEEEDDYDDADDDNETEDYAEESEDDDAEAPEDADYGGFSLGGLLDELDDDEDEKPPKKKATATTDAAVAPADQTREHVESMVQSKDEVGSVPAEATEAAIAADKEKDKEELEQVTVAPVDSTTAKAKKSKKAKKNKKKKAANVSSSESGFAYELLNGILDFFN